In a genomic window of Porphyromonadaceae bacterium W3.11:
- a CDS encoding DUF3164 family protein, with the protein MSTMTEQERKEFEEYKAWKKKKEEENTRQQNRDAYRELVDETLQAVVPSLQQVSDGLGMSKERVFQQFEELIRMKGDVLGLVSEGQRSHTFTNSDSTMRVTLGYHTIDGYRDTVDDGIQMVRKYLESLVGDDKSKALVDMVFRLLSKDSKGNLKASRVIQLRRIAEETKSEEFLEAVKIIEESYLPTLSKRYIRCEIKDDHNGWTTVPLSMTEVGEVSEM; encoded by the coding sequence ATGAGTACCATGACAGAGCAAGAGAGAAAAGAATTTGAGGAGTACAAGGCGTGGAAAAAGAAGAAAGAGGAGGAGAACACTCGTCAGCAGAACCGCGACGCCTATCGTGAACTAGTCGATGAGACGTTACAGGCCGTGGTGCCAAGCCTTCAGCAGGTCAGTGATGGGCTAGGCATGAGCAAGGAACGAGTATTTCAGCAGTTCGAGGAGCTGATTCGCATGAAAGGCGATGTACTGGGCTTGGTCAGCGAGGGGCAGCGCTCACACACTTTCACCAATTCCGATAGCACCATGAGGGTAACTCTTGGTTATCACACTATCGACGGATACCGTGACACAGTGGACGACGGTATTCAGATGGTCCGAAAGTACCTAGAGAGCCTAGTGGGCGATGACAAGAGCAAAGCCCTGGTGGATATGGTATTCCGATTACTTTCTAAGGACAGTAAGGGGAATCTCAAAGCTAGTCGAGTGATTCAGCTGAGACGTATCGCCGAAGAAACAAAATCGGAGGAGTTCCTGGAAGCCGTGAAGATCATTGAGGAAAGCTATTTACCTACCCTTTCGAAGCGATACATTCGCTGCGAAATCAAAGATGACCATAACGGCTGGACAACAGTCCCCTTATCCATGACAGAAGTGGGCGAAGTGAGTGAAATGTAA